Proteins from one Euwallacea similis isolate ESF13 chromosome 13, ESF131.1, whole genome shotgun sequence genomic window:
- the LOC136413219 gene encoding uncharacterized protein isoform X1 — translation MKICHSVFLVLISTCFSYSTTIMENMYSYSNGPLGQETYVLGGNYPYHEPFKERQQHDNMRHWDGRNNQASIILDSQPVYLTSSESMKDYPFGAIQRFLMDNPRLKDYFKAKRSHIGIRNGLPEEEEEGQTMCTIRESKVIYPQLLQNVGNFWRIVINIEGEYEQGVEVKTCYRKGAECDNLKSLPFGYTSFCSQQYITKELMVFNYSKAFDLFKFPSCCLCKLKGP, via the exons atgaaaatttgtcaCAGTGTGTTCTTAGTATTGATTTCAACT tgtTTCTCATATTCAACAACCATCATGGAAAATATGTATTCCTACAGTAATGGACCGTTAGGTCAGGAAACCTATG TTTTAGGAGGTAATTACCCATACCACGAACCTTTTAAAGAGCGGCAGCAGCATGATAATATGAGGCACTGGGATGGACGCAACAACCAAGCATCCATTATCCTTGATTCTCAACCAGTATACTTAACTTCAAGTGAATCTATGAAAGATTATCCTTTTGGGGCAATCCAAAGGTTTTTGATGGATAATCCTCGCCTAAAAGACTATTTTAAAGCGAAAAGATCTCATATAG GTATAAGGAATGGATTACCCGAAGAGGAAGAAGAGGGACAAACCATGTGCACAATCAGGGAATCTAAAGTCATATACCCTCAATTATTGCAGAATGTTGGCAATTTCTGGAGAATTGTTATCAATATTGAAGGCGAATATGAACAAGGAGTGGAAGTTAAAACATGTTACAG aaAAGGAGCAGAATGTGATAACTTGAAATCCCTACCATTTGGATACACCAGCTTTTGTTCTCAGCAGTACATCACCAAAGAACTTATGGTATTCAATTACAGTAaagcttttgatttatttaagtttccaTCATGCTGCTTATGCAAACTAAAAGGgccataa
- the LOC136413219 gene encoding uncharacterized protein isoform X2, producing MKICHSVFLVLISTCFSYSTTIMENMYSYSNGPLGQETYGGNYPYHEPFKERQQHDNMRHWDGRNNQASIILDSQPVYLTSSESMKDYPFGAIQRFLMDNPRLKDYFKAKRSHIGIRNGLPEEEEEGQTMCTIRESKVIYPQLLQNVGNFWRIVINIEGEYEQGVEVKTCYRKGAECDNLKSLPFGYTSFCSQQYITKELMVFNYSKAFDLFKFPSCCLCKLKGP from the exons atgaaaatttgtcaCAGTGTGTTCTTAGTATTGATTTCAACT tgtTTCTCATATTCAACAACCATCATGGAAAATATGTATTCCTACAGTAATGGACCGTTAGGTCAGGAAACCTATG GAGGTAATTACCCATACCACGAACCTTTTAAAGAGCGGCAGCAGCATGATAATATGAGGCACTGGGATGGACGCAACAACCAAGCATCCATTATCCTTGATTCTCAACCAGTATACTTAACTTCAAGTGAATCTATGAAAGATTATCCTTTTGGGGCAATCCAAAGGTTTTTGATGGATAATCCTCGCCTAAAAGACTATTTTAAAGCGAAAAGATCTCATATAG GTATAAGGAATGGATTACCCGAAGAGGAAGAAGAGGGACAAACCATGTGCACAATCAGGGAATCTAAAGTCATATACCCTCAATTATTGCAGAATGTTGGCAATTTCTGGAGAATTGTTATCAATATTGAAGGCGAATATGAACAAGGAGTGGAAGTTAAAACATGTTACAG aaAAGGAGCAGAATGTGATAACTTGAAATCCCTACCATTTGGATACACCAGCTTTTGTTCTCAGCAGTACATCACCAAAGAACTTATGGTATTCAATTACAGTAaagcttttgatttatttaagtttccaTCATGCTGCTTATGCAAACTAAAAGGgccataa
- the LOC136413205 gene encoding uncharacterized protein, whose amino-acid sequence MKIPIILVCTCAIISTQRAHASPVGAPFYPLSPEDLAEGDVKEIEYWDKYFHRPKRTVEPILGSAGAVIRIKTSIVSGTKRKIIEIARGAAGSLVKNAFSASTGGLSSIAGSAGGLYQLKSALLRDGQKKLGQIVRASVGAVGAASTNLGNAGSSAISGSAKGVTQLKSAALNALTNNLKQIAQSSGGVASSASAGAGNIAKGVIGIIGHSSNLVNHLKQSLTNQIGQIAQGTANIAGQASSGLQTKVNQVSKDIIVGGADVANHLKTAIVAGTRQKLGQAASGFTGAITAAVGSASAGLGQITRGVINESLNLVNQVKSKILQDAQKKLGNIISASAGASGQAARSTGSAIQDSSSALKQLKLAILSGLRNQITQLASSKSSNAGKASSSILQSPGPTQSQLVSMITNNIGQAVRGSVSLASGASNGANGAANKIKSQLLSGISRTAQGSASSFQHASNGIVSGSSQGVQQLKSALFRLISNGIGQASRGSVSLATGASSGTAGGINKLKTAILSQISNAAGQASRGSGSLATRASSGATEGINQLKTAVLSQVSNAVGQASRGSVSLATGASSGAAGGIHRLKTALLSQVSNAAGQASRGALSQASNAIGQASRGSISLATGASSFAVGGINRLSTTVLSQISNASSGAAGGINQLKTAVLSKISNAVGKTSRTSASLAYKSSSSLAIGASGSIHQLKSSAFSQLSNLSRSSANSIANASRNGAKNIIQLKSAVISNAVGVAVNASRNAVGAVSSASQAVHQLKTGLVEGIENQISNLAESSADASSTRKKRSAFQHWSSEAADNEKVDVVADLPKRSESAWPTGSGSSSSDVLNQLKTAVISGLKQKITQVAKGSAGALAGASAGFSKGSFGGDSKTYHSHSYESPPHEVSDHKGIDVWDLKKSVFNTLLQAVKAIKGGVLAIKGQLIKGSGYVAAGGGKLLAFSGDKVTKLGKNIIGSAILVHPDTEHHAYSAGYETHPNYIAPSGSPVTYDAPSSSGHGYESHYESEHVDHIVKPHGNPAGILILRRIPTHDKYRTAHSHFIPSFKPIGPAGPTFSTVVGKFFTASTSLNPSEPTPFTDADINLYKAQDVVHYEEPRHHFDDFKPPVPASTTYDVPFEDHIGLAASDVNEQKVKLTQGEILDGVGESSTLATSEVHVPNDAPESLQALNTPKRYTLGPPLSTDYQGNFLEPSPSLSPPQYSRFKKTTDSSTTERNHINNFLPEDTSSSFSSLQEASKELQSKEKYVKFIESFPYYKSPSPSPTYKAMSSKAYLAQKLRMLRLQNEQKQIMRPDFNVVKSVSYEITPHGVHRLT is encoded by the exons ATGAAG ATTCCTATTATACTTGTCTGCACATGTGCCATAATCTCTACTCAAAGAGCTCACGCCTCTCCAGTGGGAGCCCCGTTCTATCCCCTCAGCCCTGAGGATTTAGCCGAAGGAGACGTGAAAGAAATCGAGTACTGGGACAAATACTTCCATCG GCCAAAACGAACCGTAGAACCAATACTAGGCTCCGCAGGAGCAGTAATTCGTATAAAAACCTCCATAGTGTCTGgtactaaaagaaaaataatcgaaaTCGCAAGAGGGGCTGCAGGCTCGTTGGTGAAAAACGCGTTTTCGGCATCAACAGGGGGGCTGTCATCAATAGCAGGATCTGCAGGAGGTCTTTATCAACTTAAGTCAGCATTGTTGAGAGATGGCCAAAAGAAATTGGGGCAAATCGTCCGGGCTTCTGTGGGAGCTGTGGGGGCTGCTTCAACTAACTTAGGAAACGCAGGATCCAGTGCAATATCTGGCTCAGCCAAGGGAGTAACTCAGTTGAAGTCTGCGGCTTTAAATGCTCTAACCAACAATTTGAAGCAGATAGCCCAATCCTCTGGAGGAGTCGCCTCTAGTGCTTCAGCAGGAGCTGGTAACATTGCTAAGGGTGTAATAGGGATTATTGGGCATTCTTCAAACCTAGTCAACCACCTAAAACAATCACTTACCAACCAAATAGGGCAGATAGCTCAAGGGACAGCAAATATTGCAGGACAGGCTTCTTCAGGACTTCAAACAAAAGTGAATCAAGTTTCTAAAGATATTATAGTTGGAGGAGCTGATGTGGCTAATCACTTGAAGACTGCCATTGTTGCAGGAACTAGGCAGAAATTAGGGCAGGCTGCAAGTGGCTTTACAGGGGCAATAACTGCTGCTGTGGGATCTGCATCTGCAGGTTTAGGGCAAATAACCAGGGGGGTTATCAACGAGTCTTTAAATTTAGTCAATCAAgtcaaatctaaaatattacaaGATGCTCAGAAGAAATTGGGGAACATTATAAGTGCCTCTGCAGGGGCTAGTGGGCAAGCGGCTAGAAGTACAGGAAGTGCTATTCAAGACTCATCAAGTGCCCTTAAACAGCTGAAATTGGCCATTTTATCTGGACTAAGAAATCAAATAACTCAGTTGGCTAGTAGCAAATCTTCTAATGCAGGAAAAGCTTCATCCTCTATTTTGCAAAGCCCAGGACCGACTCAAAGTCAACTGGTTTCGATGATTACCAACAACATTGGTCAAGCAGTGAGGGGGTCAGTGTCACTGGCTTCAGGAGCCTCAAATGGAGCAAATGGGGCTGCGAATAAAATCAAATCACAACTTTTGAGTGGAATATCGAGGACAGCCCAAGGGTCAGCTTCGTCATTCCAACATGCCTCAAATGGGATCGTTTCAGGATCTTCTCAGGGTGTTCAACAATTAAAGAGCGCTTTATTTAGGCTGATAAGTAATGGTATTGGACAGGCTTCAAGAGGATCTGTGTCGTTAGCTACAGGAGCATCATCAGGCACTGCAGGaggaattaataaattgaaaacagcAATATTATCTCAAATTTCTAATGCGGCTGGGCAGGCTTCCAGAGGATCTGGATCATTAGCTACACGAGCATCATCAGGCGCTACAGAAGGAATTAATCAACTGAAAACTGCAGTATTATCTCAAGTTTCTAATGCGGTTGGGCAGGCTTCCAGAGGATCTGTATCATTAGCTACAGGAGCATCATCAGGAGCTGCAGGAGGAATTCATCGATTGAAAACTGCATTATTGTCTCAAGTTTCTAATGCGGCTGGCCAGGCTTCTAGAGG AGCATTATCTCAAGCTTCTAATGCTATAGGACAAGCTTCTCGAGGATCTATATCGTTAGCTACAGGAGCATCATCATTCGCCGTAGGGGGAATTAATCGATTGAGCACTACTGTATTATCTCAAATTTCTAATGCATCATCAGGTGCCGCTGGAGGAATTAATCAATTGAAAACTGCAGTATtgtccaaaatttcaaatgccGTGGGGAAAACGTCTAGAACTTCAGCATCTTTAGCTTACAAAAGTTCTTCTTCATTGGCTATAGGAGCTTCTGGATCAATCCATCAATTGAAATCTTCAGCCTTTTCTCAACTCAGCAATCTGAGTCGAAGCTCCGCAAATTCGATTGCAAATGCTTCAAGAAATGgtgcaaaaaatataattcaattGAAATCTGCTGTGATTTCAAATGCAGTTGGTGTGGCTGTTAATGCTAGTAGGAATGCTGTAGGAGCGGTTTCGTCAGCTTCACAAGCAGTTCATCAACTGAAAACAGGACTGGTTGAAGGAATTGAAAACCAAATTTCCAACCTGGCTGAATCTTCAGCAGATGCTTCATCAACGAGGAAAAAACGTAGCGCATTCCAACATTGGTCCTCAGAGGCTGCCGATAATGAAAAAGTAGATGTAGTCGCAGATTT GCCAAAACGCTCAGAGTCAGCTTGGCCAACAGGCTCAGGCTCTAGCTCTTCTGACGTCCtcaatcaattaaaaaccGCAGTGATATCCGGCttgaaacagaaaataacTCAAGTTGCCAAAGGATCTGCAGGAGCTTTAGCAGGAGCTTCTGCAGGTTTCAGCAAAGGTAGTTTTGGAGGGGATTCCAAAACCTACCACTCTCACTCATACGAATCACCTCCTCATGAG GTGAGTGATCATAAAGGCATAGATGTGTGGGACCTAAAGAAATCAGTGTTCAATACCCTTCTTCAAGCAGTCAAAGCAATCAAAGGAGGAGTTTTGGCCATCAAAGGGCAGCTCATCAAGGGCAGTGGTTATGTGGCTGCAGGGGGTGGAAAATTACTAGCTTTCAGTGGAGACAAAGTCACCAAGCTAGGCAAAAATATAATTGGAAGTGCGATTTTAGTGCATCCCGATACTGAGCATCACGCATATTCGGCGG gttaCGAGACTCATCCAAATTATATAGCTCCAAGTGGGTCTCCTGTGACATATGATGCTCCTTCATCTTCAGGGCATGGTTATGAAAGTCATTATGAGAGCGAACACGTAGACCATATTg tgAAACCCCACGGAAACCCAGCGGGCATACTGATCTTACGAAGAATACCCACCCATGACAAGTATCGCACCGCTCATTCCCACTTTATCCCATCCTTCAAGCCTATAGGTCCTGCAGGACCTACTTTCTCCACAGTCGTGGGCAAATTTTTCACAGCCTCAACCTCCTTGAACCCATCAGAGCCTACTCCCTTTACCGACGCAGACATAAACCTTTACAAAGCTCAAGACGTAGTACACTATGAAGAACCACGCCATcactttgatgattttaaacCCCCAGTTCCTGCTTCGACAACTTATGATGTGCCCTTTGAGGACCACATTGGGTTAGCGGCTTCTGACGTCAATGAGCAGAAAGTAAAGCTCACTCAAGGGGAGATATTGGATGGGGTGGGGGAGTCGTCTACTTTAGCCACTTCTGAAGTGCATGTCCCTAATGATGCTCCCGAGAGTTTGCAGGCCTTGAATACCCCTAAAAGATATACTCTTGGGCCCCCCTTAAGTACTGATTATCAAGGAAACTTCTTGGAACCGTCCCCTAGCTTATCTCCTCCTCAATATTCAAGATTCAAAAAGACTACTGATTCATCTACCACCGAAAGGAACCATATAAACAACTTCCTCCCTGAAGACACTTCAAGCTCCTTTTCTTCATTACAAGAAGCCTCCAAAGAGTTGCAAAGTAAGGAGAAATATGTAAAGTTTATCGAGAGCTTCCCCTACTACAAATCCCCTTCACCCTCACCTACTTACAAGGCTATGAGCTCTAAGGCTTATTTGGCTCAGAAACTAAGGATGCTGAGGCTGCAAAATGAGCAGAAGCAGATAATGAGGCCGGATTTTAATGTGGTCAAATCGGTTTCTTATGAAATAACTCCGCATGGGGTTCACAGACTGACTTA G